In the genome of Paenibacillus antri, one region contains:
- a CDS encoding GDP-L-fucose synthase family protein yields the protein MKSLKNKRIIVTGGAGFLGSHVVDKLKRSNCEYVFVPRSKDYDLRTEQGIVQMMKDWKPDVIIHLAAVVGGIGANRENPGKYFYENLMMGTQLIEQSRLHNVEKFVAIGTICAYPKYTPVPFKESDIWIGYPEETNAPYGLAKKMMLVQSQAYRDQYGYNSVYLLPVNLYGPRDNFDPKTSHVIPALIKKCVDAKEQGLPYIDVWGTGQATREFLFVEDAAEGILLATERYNKSEPVNLGAGTEISIKHLVEKIAELTGFDGEIRWDETKPDGQPRRCLDTTKAYEEFGFKAKTAFEEGLMKTIDWYVTHK from the coding sequence TTGAAAAGCTTGAAAAATAAAAGGATTATTGTAACCGGTGGTGCGGGTTTTCTTGGATCTCATGTTGTGGATAAGTTAAAGCGGAGCAATTGTGAATATGTCTTCGTTCCAAGAAGTAAGGATTATGACCTTAGAACCGAACAAGGCATCGTACAGATGATGAAGGATTGGAAACCGGATGTTATTATTCATTTGGCCGCGGTTGTCGGGGGAATTGGAGCAAATCGCGAGAACCCAGGTAAATATTTCTATGAAAACTTAATGATGGGGACACAGTTAATAGAGCAATCTAGACTACACAACGTTGAAAAGTTTGTGGCCATCGGTACGATCTGTGCGTACCCTAAATATACTCCCGTACCATTTAAGGAATCTGATATCTGGATTGGGTACCCTGAAGAAACGAACGCTCCGTACGGATTAGCTAAGAAAATGATGCTTGTTCAATCCCAAGCCTACAGAGATCAGTATGGCTATAATTCTGTTTACTTGTTGCCTGTAAACTTGTATGGACCACGTGACAATTTCGACCCAAAAACCTCTCATGTGATTCCTGCACTTATTAAGAAATGCGTTGATGCAAAGGAGCAAGGATTACCTTACATTGATGTTTGGGGTACAGGACAAGCAACTCGCGAGTTTTTATTTGTAGAGGATGCAGCCGAAGGGATTCTGTTGGCTACCGAAAGATATAACAAGAGCGAGCCTGTGAATTTGGGCGCGGGGACGGAAATCAGCATCAAGCACCTAGTGGAAAAAATTGCTGAATTAACAGGTTTCGATGGGGAAATCAGATGGGATGAAACGAAGCCCGATGGTCAACCTCGGAGATGCTTGGATACAACTAAGGCCTATGAAGAGTTCGGATTCAAAGCGAAAACGGCTTTCGAAGAAGGCTTGATGAAGACAATTGATTGGTATGTAACTCATAAATAG
- a CDS encoding glycosyltransferase family 4 protein — protein MKIGFDVSQTAEDMAGCAFFAKQIISHLLDVDTSNEYLLYPVFYNYRHPEYKKAYQSDRPNAKNYFHEVSWAKLNQLWDSSEFQRDELLGHPDIIHSNNFCCPIDVRAKKIVTIYDMVYLDRPEFSTEANRIVCFNGAFESSIYADHIVTISESSKQSFLKYFPHYPEERISVIYLGSRPTLTSHLSESVKKKVIQKFNIQDSGFWLGVGTVEPRKNYRLLLEAYAKIVREYSETRPLFIAGGKGWLENDIQARVQELGIQDKVNFLGYVSDEELSVLYNLCFAFVYPSHYEGFGLPVLEAMSFGAPVITSNVTSIPEVIGDAGILMDPNSSDSLTKAMITMVQQQDQRKKMAEKSIEQAGKFSWERAARQTLDVYKKVMEQEPWHRSK, from the coding sequence ATGAAAATTGGCTTTGACGTGAGTCAAACCGCAGAGGATATGGCGGGGTGCGCTTTCTTTGCAAAGCAAATCATAAGTCATCTCCTGGACGTAGATACTAGTAATGAGTATTTGCTTTATCCTGTCTTTTACAATTACAGACATCCCGAATACAAAAAGGCTTACCAAAGTGACAGACCAAATGCGAAGAATTATTTCCATGAAGTTTCTTGGGCTAAACTAAACCAATTATGGGATAGTTCTGAGTTTCAAAGGGATGAACTTCTCGGTCACCCGGATATTATACATTCAAACAATTTTTGTTGCCCAATCGATGTTCGAGCGAAAAAGATTGTTACGATATATGACATGGTTTATCTAGATCGTCCAGAGTTTTCAACCGAAGCAAACCGGATCGTTTGTTTCAACGGGGCTTTCGAGTCGAGTATCTATGCTGATCATATAGTTACCATCTCGGAAAGCTCAAAACAGTCTTTTCTTAAATATTTCCCTCATTACCCGGAAGAACGTATTTCGGTTATTTACTTAGGTAGTCGCCCAACTCTAACCAGTCACTTGAGCGAATCGGTCAAAAAGAAGGTTATTCAAAAATTTAATATTCAAGATAGTGGTTTTTGGTTAGGTGTCGGTACTGTCGAGCCAAGGAAAAATTACCGTCTTTTATTGGAGGCGTATGCCAAAATAGTAAGAGAATATTCTGAGACGCGTCCATTATTTATCGCAGGTGGCAAGGGCTGGTTGGAAAATGACATACAAGCTAGAGTACAGGAACTAGGAATCCAGGACAAAGTAAACTTTCTTGGTTATGTTTCAGACGAAGAGCTTTCGGTTCTATACAATTTGTGTTTTGCTTTTGTTTACCCTTCCCATTACGAGGGATTTGGATTACCGGTACTTGAAGCGATGAGCTTTGGAGCTCCGGTTATTACAAGCAATGTAACCAGCATTCCAGAAGTAATTGGTGATGCGGGAATCTTAATGGATCCAAACAGTTCGGACAGCTTAACAAAAGCTATGATAACAATGGTACAACAACAGGATCAAAGAAAGAAAATGGCGGAGAAGTCGATAGAACAGGCTGGGAAATTCTCATGGGAACGTGCAGCACGACAAACCCTAGATGTTTACAAAAAAGTTATGGAGCAGGAACCATGGCACCGAAGCAAATAA
- a CDS encoding glycosyltransferase produces the protein MAPKQINPKIAIAVPNLNQGRYLLDALESIRRQEGIDIYVAVLDAGSTDNSLEIIRENIDIIQYWRSHKDEGQAAAINEGIAAFPRVDYVCWLNADDTFLTNGLSKMAEFLEKNKQYVAVYGKAHITNEINQKIGEYPTEPFSRETLAMRCIICQPATLVRADIWQKVKGVDSRYHMCMDYELWWRIAAQGDIAYFEYPVACSRDHDETKTRNNQKAHFEEAFELLRNHYGQVPWHWCISRVKEIIHPSGSLYGKLFQRILASILYLKMRKGKRG, from the coding sequence ATGGCACCGAAGCAAATAAATCCGAAGATCGCAATCGCTGTCCCAAACTTAAATCAAGGAAGGTATTTATTGGATGCATTAGAAAGCATCAGGAGACAAGAGGGCATTGACATTTACGTCGCTGTTCTTGATGCAGGATCCACGGATAACTCCTTAGAGATAATTCGCGAAAATATTGATATTATTCAGTATTGGCGCTCACATAAAGACGAAGGCCAGGCAGCTGCAATCAACGAGGGGATTGCTGCCTTTCCTAGAGTTGATTATGTTTGTTGGTTGAATGCTGACGATACTTTTTTGACCAACGGTTTGTCGAAAATGGCCGAATTCCTTGAGAAAAATAAACAGTATGTCGCTGTTTACGGGAAAGCACATATTACAAATGAGATTAATCAAAAGATTGGCGAATACCCAACTGAACCGTTCAGCAGGGAGACGCTTGCGATGCGATGCATCATTTGTCAGCCTGCTACCTTAGTAAGGGCTGATATCTGGCAGAAAGTTAAGGGGGTTGACTCAAGATATCATATGTGCATGGATTACGAGCTATGGTGGCGAATAGCTGCTCAAGGTGATATTGCCTATTTCGAGTATCCGGTGGCATGTTCCCGGGACCATGATGAAACGAAAACAAGGAATAATCAGAAAGCTCATTTTGAAGAGGCGTTCGAGCTCTTAAGAAATCATTATGGGCAAGTGCCTTGGCACTGGTGTATAAGTCGAGTTAAGGAAATTATACACCCAAGTGGGAGTCTATACGGCAAGTTATTTCAGAGGATTCTAGCATCAATACTTTATTTGAAGATGAGAAAAGGAAAAAGAGGCTAA
- a CDS encoding glycosyltransferase family 2 protein: MNPRISIVTPSYNQGKFIKRTIDSVFDQEIEGLEMIVFDGGSTDETVEVLESYGDRLFYVSEKDKGQSDAINKGFLKARGDVIGWLNSDDVYYPGSISAVLEIFAKYPEVDVIYGKADHIDEEDGYIEDYYTESWDYGKLKEICFICQPAVFFRRSVLEKYGVLNAALRFCMDYEFWLRIGQKKGFYFLDQKVAGSRLYAENKTLGSRRKVHEEICSMLNDKFGTVPARWIYNLAHVIVEESGESRENVERNLRFVKSLIRTSAKCFLKYNKKVPLNEIRNMFGWYREAKKPAKGGG, translated from the coding sequence TTGAATCCTAGAATATCAATTGTAACTCCTTCATATAACCAAGGGAAGTTTATTAAGAGAACTATTGATAGTGTCTTTGATCAGGAGATTGAAGGTTTAGAAATGATTGTATTTGATGGAGGCAGTACGGATGAAACGGTTGAGGTTTTGGAAAGCTACGGTGACCGACTATTTTATGTTTCTGAAAAAGATAAGGGTCAATCTGATGCCATTAATAAGGGTTTTTTGAAAGCAAGAGGAGATGTCATCGGATGGTTAAACTCGGATGATGTGTATTACCCGGGTTCAATTTCTGCAGTTCTAGAGATATTCGCTAAGTATCCAGAAGTTGACGTGATATATGGAAAAGCCGACCACATTGACGAAGAAGACGGTTATATTGAAGATTATTACACAGAATCATGGGACTATGGAAAATTAAAAGAAATCTGCTTTATTTGCCAACCCGCTGTGTTTTTTAGACGAAGCGTATTGGAGAAGTACGGTGTATTAAATGCTGCATTACGATTTTGCATGGACTATGAATTTTGGTTACGGATCGGACAAAAGAAGGGTTTTTATTTTCTTGATCAAAAGGTAGCCGGGTCTCGTCTTTACGCGGAAAATAAAACATTAGGCAGCCGTAGAAAAGTGCATGAAGAAATTTGTTCGATGTTAAACGATAAATTCGGAACAGTACCTGCAAGGTGGATATACAATTTAGCGCATGTTATCGTTGAAGAGTCGGGCGAAAGTAGAGAAAACGTAGAACGTAATTTGCGTTTCGTTAAGTCGCTCATCCGGACTTCTGCGAAGTGCTTTCTTAAGTATAACAAAAAAGTTCCATTGAACGAAATTCGAAATATGTTCGGCTGGTATCGTGAGGCAAAAAAGCCAGCTAAAGGAGGGGGATGA
- a CDS encoding class I SAM-dependent methyltransferase — translation MGKQVITIDKCWCGSTDLQKYNEQYVKCMSCSTLLNSPRFVSEYFEVENDNNDFYGKNYWLQHQTESFGHPDIRKRSREDLTQRCLYWLNTILKYKMPPTRSLELGCGPGTLVHLMKQCGFDATGLELSRWVVEYGKSTHGVNIIHGKIEDATIPDESQDLIIMMDVLEHFTDPVHTMTVVADKLKENGIVVIQTPRFNHFSYEELLETNDMFLKQFKDQEHLFLFTQESVERLISSVGFQYVKFYEPLFGYDMFLVASKKEPLINSDDDVITHLEGNPNSRIVLAMLDLYKKQVHTEKEAILRLESVQKLEAWLKESETDREARLVIINALEKRLLESESDREARLGIIKELEKRLQESESDRNARLSIIQELQNKLEVCEKDHQASLAKINDLQRQIAECEGDRQARLGIIQEIQERLIESEEDRAARLSIIQELEKKLVESEKDRSNRLELIHELERQLKKKNSEHK, via the coding sequence ATGGGCAAACAAGTTATTACGATTGATAAGTGTTGGTGTGGTTCCACAGACTTACAAAAGTATAATGAACAGTATGTGAAGTGTATGAGCTGCTCTACACTGTTGAACAGTCCACGATTCGTTTCCGAGTATTTTGAAGTTGAGAATGATAATAACGATTTTTACGGAAAAAACTATTGGTTGCAGCATCAGACAGAATCATTTGGTCATCCCGATATTCGAAAAAGATCTCGAGAGGACCTAACGCAAAGGTGTCTATACTGGTTGAACACCATTTTAAAATATAAGATGCCTCCTACACGTTCTTTAGAGCTTGGATGTGGACCAGGAACGCTTGTCCATCTAATGAAGCAATGCGGATTTGACGCAACTGGGTTGGAACTTAGTCGTTGGGTGGTTGAGTACGGGAAATCCACCCATGGCGTTAATATTATTCATGGGAAAATTGAAGATGCTACCATCCCTGACGAATCACAAGATCTTATTATTATGATGGACGTCCTTGAGCATTTCACCGATCCCGTTCATACAATGACGGTCGTAGCAGATAAATTGAAGGAAAACGGAATCGTTGTTATCCAGACCCCGCGATTTAATCATTTTAGTTATGAAGAATTGCTTGAAACGAATGATATGTTTTTAAAGCAATTCAAGGATCAAGAGCATCTGTTTTTGTTTACTCAGGAGAGCGTCGAGAGGTTAATAAGTTCTGTTGGGTTCCAGTATGTGAAATTTTATGAACCTTTGTTTGGTTATGATATGTTCCTAGTCGCGTCAAAGAAAGAACCTCTGATAAATTCTGACGATGATGTGATTACTCATTTAGAAGGAAATCCCAACAGTAGGATCGTACTAGCTATGTTAGATCTGTATAAGAAACAAGTCCATACGGAAAAAGAAGCGATATTGCGTCTGGAATCGGTTCAGAAGTTAGAAGCATGGTTGAAAGAGAGCGAAACCGACCGAGAGGCTCGTTTAGTTATTATTAATGCTTTGGAGAAACGCCTTCTTGAGAGTGAGTCCGATCGGGAAGCGCGGTTGGGAATTATTAAAGAATTGGAGAAGCGACTCCAAGAGAGTGAATCCGACCGGAATGCAAGATTATCAATTATTCAAGAGCTTCAAAATAAGCTTGAAGTATGCGAAAAAGACCATCAGGCTAGCTTGGCGAAAATTAATGATTTACAGAGGCAAATTGCCGAGTGCGAGGGCGATCGCCAAGCGCGATTGGGAATCATACAAGAAATACAGGAACGCTTGATTGAAAGTGAGGAAGACCGAGCTGCACGGCTTTCCATTATTCAAGAACTTGAGAAGAAACTTGTGGAAAGTGAAAAAGATCGATCCAATCGTTTGGAACTCATCCATGAGTTAGAAAGACAACTAAAAAAGAAAAACTCTGAACATAAATAA
- a CDS encoding ABC transporter ATP-binding protein: MMNEELLVQAHNVSKKYKIYKNPYHRLIEWATFGTLGKHEQFWALQDISFELHKGECLGIIGHNGAGKSTLLKILSKALWPTTGEIKVSGNMVSLLELGTGFHPELSGLDNIYNSGKLLGFDKHYLNEKIDDILNFAELGDFIKQPVKTYSSGMFVRLAFSLFANLKPDIYIVDEALSVGDIFFQQKCFSFLKDLKEKGTGIILVTHDMQTVMKFCDKVLIFDKGRIVHSGSPVDMVNLFYSMGKTGERSVANEVTILDGDVQEKVSIPLQAKLNISQATGIRRGDKKVELLGVEIVSLDQQEINTAMTGDKLRLNIYAVAHEDVEDLTFGYQITDRHNTVVFGQNSYMVNQLRLRATKNQIMKATFDIDMRLFQGLYTFAIAATDCDTDITNHVYDWIEGAILLEIMRPVRREFHGIAQLDTHFNITYAEESSLIKPAAN, from the coding sequence ATGATGAATGAGGAACTGTTGGTTCAGGCGCATAATGTTTCAAAAAAATATAAAATCTATAAAAATCCTTATCATCGACTAATAGAATGGGCCACCTTTGGTACATTAGGTAAACATGAGCAATTTTGGGCGCTTCAAGACATAAGTTTCGAGCTGCATAAAGGGGAATGTTTGGGGATTATCGGGCATAACGGTGCCGGCAAGAGTACTCTTCTTAAAATATTGTCTAAGGCGTTATGGCCAACGACAGGGGAAATCAAAGTATCGGGAAACATGGTTTCCCTTCTTGAACTTGGAACTGGGTTTCATCCCGAGTTGTCTGGATTAGATAACATATATAACAGTGGGAAGTTACTGGGATTTGATAAACACTATTTAAATGAGAAGATCGATGATATTTTAAATTTCGCCGAGTTAGGCGATTTTATTAAGCAGCCGGTGAAAACCTACTCTTCAGGAATGTTCGTCCGACTTGCTTTTTCGTTATTTGCAAACCTAAAGCCGGACATATATATCGTTGACGAAGCGTTATCAGTAGGGGATATCTTCTTCCAACAAAAATGTTTTTCTTTTTTAAAAGACTTAAAGGAAAAAGGGACCGGAATCATTTTAGTGACACATGACATGCAAACTGTAATGAAATTTTGCGATAAGGTATTGATTTTCGACAAAGGTCGGATCGTCCACTCTGGATCGCCTGTCGATATGGTTAACTTATTCTATTCGATGGGGAAAACGGGAGAAAGGTCTGTTGCTAATGAAGTTACAATCCTCGATGGGGATGTCCAGGAAAAAGTCTCTATTCCACTTCAGGCAAAACTGAATATTAGCCAAGCAACAGGTATTCGAAGAGGGGACAAGAAGGTCGAGTTATTGGGTGTAGAAATCGTCAGTTTAGACCAACAAGAAATCAACACCGCAATGACGGGAGATAAGCTGCGGTTAAACATATATGCCGTCGCTCATGAAGATGTTGAAGATCTGACATTCGGTTATCAGATCACTGATCGGCATAATACAGTAGTCTTTGGTCAAAATTCCTACATGGTTAATCAATTAAGACTAAGGGCTACGAAGAACCAGATAATGAAGGCGACATTCGATATCGATATGCGTTTGTTTCAGGGATTATACACTTTTGCTATTGCGGCTACGGATTGCGACACAGATATAACTAATCATGTATATGATTGGATCGAGGGTGCAATACTACTGGAAATTATGAGACCTGTACGGCGAGAATTCCATGGCATTGCGCAGCTTGACACGCACTTTAATATCACCTATGCCGAGGAATCCTCTTTAATAAAACCCGCAGCGAACTAA
- a CDS encoding glycosyltransferase family 4 protein, whose translation MKVAIDVVPIRGTGENGGAHHLVLELLQGMARRNRNHEYLLLTAEWNHQYFERFEDLGMKRFCVLRQGSSDDRNVSITSNALISKIISKMKSKLKPYLGSRSNSSLLSDLGVDVLFCPMTAVTYAEVGIPTLSLIYDIQHEYYPQFFSQDELAHRNSFYEKVCKVADSVVCISEFTKQSIVEKYGYPSEKAKVVYISIQDRMSAKSENIANAVLDKYGIRSKIYAFYPANFWAHKNHKMLLTALSMFRHNHPEFDLHLCLTGSLWKEQKVLHDAIDVLGLKDKVHYLGYVPDEELSVVMSRSAFVIFPSLFEGFGIPVAEAMSLGVPVLCSETTSLPEVGGDAALYFDPKKPDTMVERMFQILTNLELQQTCVKRGLEYVKRFNSERMVEEYSLAIESIYGIQAREAYSSRGIYPDHWTEETFEFTCGPSDCSRIVRLSLLLPPVSPVKSSILIVTNGRKRKNYTIDSGVPLQINEEIDRGLTKLGFHVKSLFSPQDIGIPDSRILGIQVLNASVVDKNTDNILNNFHTISTP comes from the coding sequence ATGAAAGTTGCAATCGATGTGGTTCCTATACGGGGTACTGGTGAGAACGGTGGGGCTCACCATCTAGTACTCGAACTCCTTCAAGGAATGGCGAGACGTAACCGTAACCATGAATATTTACTCTTAACCGCTGAGTGGAATCATCAATACTTCGAACGTTTTGAAGATCTTGGGATGAAGAGGTTTTGTGTTCTTCGTCAAGGAAGTTCAGACGACCGGAATGTTTCGATTACTTCAAACGCACTGATTTCCAAGATAATTTCAAAAATGAAATCCAAGCTGAAGCCATATCTCGGAAGTCGTTCCAATTCATCTTTGCTTTCAGACCTTGGCGTCGATGTATTGTTTTGCCCAATGACGGCGGTTACTTACGCCGAGGTGGGAATTCCCACACTGAGCTTAATTTACGATATCCAACATGAGTACTACCCGCAATTCTTTTCACAGGATGAGTTGGCTCACCGTAATTCTTTCTATGAAAAGGTTTGTAAAGTAGCTGATTCAGTTGTATGTATTTCGGAGTTTACGAAACAGTCCATTGTAGAAAAGTATGGGTATCCGTCGGAAAAAGCAAAAGTGGTGTATATCTCGATCCAGGATCGAATGTCTGCTAAGTCCGAAAATATAGCCAATGCTGTCTTGGATAAGTACGGGATAAGAAGCAAAATCTATGCATTTTACCCTGCAAACTTTTGGGCACATAAGAATCATAAGATGTTACTAACCGCACTTTCCATGTTTCGTCATAACCACCCCGAATTCGACCTTCATTTATGTCTAACAGGGAGTTTGTGGAAAGAACAAAAAGTCTTGCATGATGCAATTGATGTCCTTGGTCTTAAAGATAAAGTACATTACCTAGGATACGTTCCGGATGAGGAATTATCGGTCGTTATGTCCCGTAGCGCATTTGTTATTTTTCCTAGTTTGTTTGAAGGATTTGGCATTCCAGTGGCCGAAGCGATGTCGCTTGGCGTACCGGTACTTTGCAGCGAAACGACGAGTCTTCCAGAAGTAGGCGGCGATGCGGCACTATACTTCGATCCGAAAAAGCCGGATACGATGGTAGAACGAATGTTTCAAATTCTTACTAACCTTGAATTACAACAAACGTGTGTAAAGAGAGGATTGGAATACGTTAAAAGATTTAACAGCGAACGGATGGTTGAAGAGTACTCGTTAGCAATAGAATCCATCTACGGAATTCAAGCGAGAGAAGCTTACTCATCACGGGGAATTTATCCCGATCATTGGACTGAGGAGACCTTTGAGTTTACTTGCGGACCGAGCGATTGTTCGCGGATTGTTCGGTTATCCTTACTTTTACCGCCCGTGTCGCCAGTTAAGTCGTCAATCCTTATAGTTACTAACGGAAGGAAACGAAAGAATTATACTATTGATAGCGGTGTGCCACTTCAGATTAACGAGGAAATTGATAGAGGACTTACAAAGCTAGGTTTTCATGTGAAATCATTATTTTCTCCACAAGATATAGGCATTCCAGATTCTAGAATCCTAGGTATTCAAGTTTTAAATGCAAGCGTCGTTGATAAAAACACAGATAATATCCTCAATAATTTCCATACTATTTCAACTCCTTAG
- a CDS encoding ABC transporter permease has translation MNFELWRYRGYIWNNAIMDLRNRYAGSSFGVLWNVLQPLFQILIFTFVFSQIMVARIPGLESTSAFAIYLCAGLIPWGIFSETVIRGSNSFLENASFLKKLPVPEYVFICQSVVASTIVLFVSVSILLIVVTFLGGAVSVTWLLLPLMLLLFQAFAFGLALLFGCINVFFRDIGQILGTAMQIWMWMTPIVYFKDILPEGFQQAVDINPVYWYISSLHEIIVYSKVPDLQLWTSMVICSLVSIILGALVLRALRAEIRDVI, from the coding sequence ATGAACTTTGAGCTTTGGCGCTATCGAGGCTATATATGGAATAACGCAATTATGGATCTCAGGAACCGATACGCCGGTTCCTCTTTTGGTGTTTTGTGGAATGTGCTTCAGCCATTGTTCCAAATATTAATTTTCACATTCGTCTTTTCGCAAATTATGGTTGCGAGAATCCCAGGGTTGGAGTCCACATCTGCTTTTGCGATATATTTATGCGCCGGGTTGATTCCTTGGGGGATATTCTCAGAAACTGTAATAAGGGGTAGCAATTCCTTCCTTGAGAACGCTTCGTTTCTGAAGAAATTGCCCGTCCCTGAGTACGTTTTTATTTGTCAATCCGTCGTTGCATCAACCATTGTATTATTTGTTTCTGTTTCGATTTTGCTTATTGTTGTCACGTTTTTGGGCGGGGCAGTGAGCGTGACGTGGCTCCTACTTCCGTTAATGCTGTTACTCTTCCAGGCCTTTGCTTTTGGACTAGCTTTATTGTTTGGTTGTATCAACGTTTTTTTCAGGGATATCGGTCAAATCCTCGGTACAGCCATGCAAATTTGGATGTGGATGACTCCGATCGTGTACTTTAAGGACATTCTTCCCGAAGGGTTCCAACAGGCTGTGGACATTAATCCGGTTTATTGGTATATTTCGTCCCTTCACGAAATTATCGTGTATTCCAAAGTACCCGATCTTCAGTTATGGACTAGTATGGTAATATGTTCGTTGGTCTCCATTATATTGGGAGCTCTAGTTCTTAGAGCATTAAGAGCCGAAATAAGGGATGTTATTTAA